In the genome of Rhinolophus ferrumequinum isolate MPI-CBG mRhiFer1 chromosome 24, mRhiFer1_v1.p, whole genome shotgun sequence, one region contains:
- the LOC117016409 gene encoding transmembrane emp24 domain-containing protein 9 isoform X2, with translation MARARGLGLSLPLLLGQLLALMGGGGALYLEVRELEEKCFIQEIPDGTVVIGNYKTELYDPAMEKYQPSPQWINLFVFVKDPENKNLLARQYGPQGSFTFTSQSPGEHQICLHLESIRFSLFYDGKLAIHLDMKLGEHTNDYAEFAAKDKLTQLRLRVQQLVEQVEQIQKEQEYQRWREERFRQTSESTNRRVLWWSILQTLILVATGIWQMQHLKSFFKAKKLV, from the exons ATGGCCCGAGCGCGGGGGCTCGGATTGTCCCTGCCGCTGCTGCTGGGGCAGCTGCTGGCGCTGATGGGCGGCGGCGGCGCGTTGTACCTTGAGGTCCGCGAGCTGGAGGAGAAGTGCTTCATCCAGGAGATCCCCGATGGCACCGTGGTCATAG GTAATTACAAGACCGAGCTATACGACCCCGCTATGGAAAAGTACCAGCCCTCCCCGCAGTGGATTAATTTGTTCGTGTTTGTCAAGGACCCCGAGAACAAG AACCTTCTGGCTCGTCAGTACGGCCCTCAGGGCAGCTTCACCTTCACCTCCCAGTCTCCTGGAGAGCACCAGATCTGTCTGCACCTCGAGTCCATCCGCTTCTCCCTCTTCTATGATGGCAAGCTG GCTATTCACTTGGACATGAAGTTGGGTGAACACACCAATGATTATGCAGAATTTGCGGCCAAAGACAAGCTGACCCAGCTGCGTCTGCGTGTACAGCAGCTGGTGGAACAGGTGGAGCAGATCCAGAAGGAGCAGGagtaccagagg TGGCGAGAGGAGCGCTTCCGGCAGACCAGCGAGAGCACCAACCGGAGGGTGCTGTGGTGGTCCATTCTGCAGACCCTCATCCTTGTGGCCACTGGCATCTGGCAGATGCAACACCTCAAGAGCTTCTTTAAAGCCAAGAAACTGGTGTAG
- the LOC117016409 gene encoding transmembrane emp24 domain-containing protein 9 isoform X1: MARARGLGLSLPLLLGQLLALMGGGGALYLEVRELEEKCFIQEIPDGTVVIASSSLGNYKTELYDPAMEKYQPSPQWINLFVFVKDPENKNLLARQYGPQGSFTFTSQSPGEHQICLHLESIRFSLFYDGKLAIHLDMKLGEHTNDYAEFAAKDKLTQLRLRVQQLVEQVEQIQKEQEYQRWREERFRQTSESTNRRVLWWSILQTLILVATGIWQMQHLKSFFKAKKLV, translated from the exons ATGGCCCGAGCGCGGGGGCTCGGATTGTCCCTGCCGCTGCTGCTGGGGCAGCTGCTGGCGCTGATGGGCGGCGGCGGCGCGTTGTACCTTGAGGTCCGCGAGCTGGAGGAGAAGTGCTTCATCCAGGAGATCCCCGATGGCACCGTGGTCATAG CTTCGTCTTCATTAGGTAATTACAAGACCGAGCTATACGACCCCGCTATGGAAAAGTACCAGCCCTCCCCGCAGTGGATTAATTTGTTCGTGTTTGTCAAGGACCCCGAGAACAAG AACCTTCTGGCTCGTCAGTACGGCCCTCAGGGCAGCTTCACCTTCACCTCCCAGTCTCCTGGAGAGCACCAGATCTGTCTGCACCTCGAGTCCATCCGCTTCTCCCTCTTCTATGATGGCAAGCTG GCTATTCACTTGGACATGAAGTTGGGTGAACACACCAATGATTATGCAGAATTTGCGGCCAAAGACAAGCTGACCCAGCTGCGTCTGCGTGTACAGCAGCTGGTGGAACAGGTGGAGCAGATCCAGAAGGAGCAGGagtaccagagg TGGCGAGAGGAGCGCTTCCGGCAGACCAGCGAGAGCACCAACCGGAGGGTGCTGTGGTGGTCCATTCTGCAGACCCTCATCCTTGTGGCCACTGGCATCTGGCAGATGCAACACCTCAAGAGCTTCTTTAAAGCCAAGAAACTGGTGTAG
- the LOC117016722 gene encoding transmembrane emp24 domain-containing protein 9 has protein sequence MAAGRSLWVFGPWPGAGLGRVVRTLLLLLWLASRGRALYFHIGETEKKCFIEEIPDETMVIGNYRTQLYDKQREEYQPATPGLGMFVEVKDPEDKVILARQYGSEGRFTFTSHTPGEHQICLHSNSTKFSLFAGGMLRVHLDIQVGEHANDYAEIAAKDKLSELQLRVRQLVEQVEQIQKEQNYQRWREERFRQTSESTNQRVLWWSILQTLILVAIGVWQMRHLKSFFEAKKLV, from the exons ATGGCTGCGGGACGGAGTCTGTGGGTCTTTGGGCCCTGGCCCGGAGCGGGGCTGGGTCGGGTGGTTCGGACcctactgctgctgctgtggctTGCGTCTCGCGGAAGAGCGCTCTACTTCCACATCGGGGAGACGGAGAAGAAGTGCTTTATTGAGGAGATTCCGGACGAGACGATGGTTATAg GAAACTACCGGACACAGCTGTACGACAAGCAGCGGGAGGAGTACCAGCCGGCCACCCCGGGGCTTGGCATGTTCGTGGAGGTGAAGGACCCAGAAGACAAG GTCATCCTGGCCAGGCAGTACGGCTCTGAAGGCAGATTCACTTTCACATCCCATACTCCTGGTGAACACCAGATCTGTCTTCACTCCAATTCCACCAAGTTCTCCCTTTTTGCTGGAGGCATGCTG AGAGTTCATCTGGACATCCAGGTGGGTGAACATGCTAACGACTATGCAGAAATTGCGGCCAAAGACAAGTTGAGTGAGTTGCAGTTACGAGTGCGACAGCTGGTGGAGCAGGTGGAGCAGATCCAGAAGGAGCAGAACTACCAGCGC TGGCGAGAGGAGCGCTTCCGGCAGACCAGCGAGAGCACCAACCAACGGGTGCTGTGGTGGTCCATTCTGCAGACCCTCATCCTCGTAGCCATTGGCGTTTGGCAGATGCGGCATCTCAAGAGCTTCTTCGAAGCCAAGAAGCTGGTGTAG